One Corallococcus exiguus DNA segment encodes these proteins:
- a CDS encoding aldehyde dehydrogenase family protein: MRNQREHDVKELVSRQRACFETRVTLPLKWRQEQLRALETAARRHEEAILAALKADLSKSPEEAYLTEVGSIYGELKTALKHVKAWMEPRKGSAPLVIQPAKAWQYAEPLGVTLIIAPWNYPYQLSLAPLIGALAAGCTAVLKPSEHAPATSRVLAKMLGEAFPPEVVSVVEGGVEESRALLDERWDLIFFTGGPQVGRTVAEAAARHLTPTVLELGGKSPCIVDRSADLEVTARRIAWGKYVNAGQTCIAPDYVLIPSDLQDRFTALVQKAVRSFYGDDASASADYGRIVNARHFERVSSLASHGTIAFGGERDAASRFFAPTVITDAPLTSPLMQEEIFGPLLPLVDCANVDDAIRFVRARPKPLALYTFARDAAVNERVLAETSSGGAVTNDVCVHFAAEGMPFGGVGESGLGGYHGQSSFDAFSHKKSVVKRPFILDMKLRYPPYTGKLDLFRRFL, translated from the coding sequence ATGAGGAATCAGCGGGAGCATGACGTGAAGGAACTCGTTTCAAGGCAGCGCGCCTGTTTCGAAACCCGCGTCACGCTCCCGCTGAAATGGCGGCAGGAGCAGCTGCGGGCGCTCGAAACGGCGGCTCGCAGGCATGAGGAGGCCATCCTGGCAGCCCTCAAGGCAGACCTCTCGAAGAGCCCGGAGGAGGCCTACCTGACGGAGGTGGGCAGCATCTATGGCGAGCTGAAGACGGCCCTCAAGCACGTGAAGGCCTGGATGGAGCCCCGCAAGGGCTCCGCGCCGCTCGTCATCCAACCGGCGAAGGCCTGGCAGTACGCGGAGCCCCTGGGCGTGACGCTCATCATCGCGCCCTGGAACTATCCCTATCAGCTGTCGCTGGCGCCGCTCATCGGGGCGCTCGCCGCGGGCTGCACCGCAGTGTTGAAGCCCAGTGAGCACGCGCCAGCGACCTCGCGCGTGCTCGCGAAGATGCTGGGCGAGGCGTTCCCGCCCGAGGTCGTCTCCGTCGTGGAGGGCGGCGTGGAGGAGAGCCGCGCGCTGCTCGACGAGCGGTGGGACCTCATCTTCTTCACCGGAGGCCCGCAGGTGGGCCGGACCGTCGCTGAAGCGGCGGCCCGGCACCTGACGCCCACCGTCCTGGAATTGGGCGGCAAGAGCCCCTGCATCGTCGACCGGAGCGCGGACCTGGAGGTCACCGCGCGCCGCATCGCCTGGGGCAAGTACGTCAACGCCGGGCAGACCTGCATCGCGCCGGACTACGTGCTCATCCCTTCCGACCTCCAGGACCGCTTCACGGCGCTGGTCCAGAAGGCCGTGCGGAGCTTCTACGGCGACGACGCGAGCGCGAGCGCCGACTACGGCCGCATCGTCAACGCCCGTCACTTCGAGCGCGTCAGCTCACTCGCGTCCCATGGGACGATTGCCTTCGGTGGAGAGCGCGACGCAGCCAGCCGCTTCTTCGCCCCTACCGTCATCACCGACGCGCCGCTGACAAGCCCGCTGATGCAGGAGGAGATCTTCGGCCCCCTGCTCCCGCTGGTCGACTGCGCGAACGTCGACGACGCCATCCGCTTCGTGCGCGCCCGCCCGAAACCTCTCGCGCTCTACACCTTCGCGCGGGACGCCGCGGTGAACGAGCGCGTGCTCGCGGAGACGTCCAGCGGCGGCGCCGTCACCAACGACGTGTGCGTCCACTTCGCCGCGGAAGGGATGCCCTTCGGCGGCGTGGGCGAGTCTGGCCTGGGCGGCTACCACGGCCAGTCCAGCTTCGACGCCTTCAGCCACAAGAAGAGCGTGGTGAAGCGGCCGTTCATCCTGGACATGAAGCTGCGCTACCCGCCCTACACGGGGAAGCTGGACCTCTTCCGCCGCTTCCTGTGA